In the Hordeum vulgare subsp. vulgare chromosome 7H, MorexV3_pseudomolecules_assembly, whole genome shotgun sequence genome, one interval contains:
- the LOC123411919 gene encoding nudix hydrolase 15, mitochondrial-like — MEGKEPATEMEALIQRLRLHRPPPSPYAGDPSTAATPNAGELFKPRRAAVLICLFRGSAGELRVILTKRSSSLSTHSGEVALPGGKVDEGDADDAATALREAKEEIGMDPCLVTVVTSLEHFLSKHLLVVVPIVGILSDIEGFKPVPNIHEVDDIFDVPLEMFLKDENRRSEERERMGQVFTIQYFDYEKENRKYVIWGLTARILIHAASIVYQRPPDFVERRLQFNLPKY; from the exons ATGGAAGGGAAGGAGCCTGCCACGGAAATGGAGGCGCTCATCCAGCGGCTGAGGCTCCACCGGCCGCCCCCCTCCCCGTATGCCGGTGATCCATCCACGGCGGCGACCCCCAACGCGGGTGAGCTGTTTAAGCCGCGGAGGGCCGCCGTGCTGATCTGCCTCTTCCGGGGCTCCGCTGGGGAGCTCCGCGTCATCCTCACCAAGCGCTCATCTTCTCTCTCCACTCATTCTG GGGAGGTTGCATTGCCAGGTGGAAAAGTTGATGAAGGCGATGCTGATGATGCAGCTACAGCATTGCGGGAAGCAAAGGAGGAGATTGGGATGGATCCATGTCTGGTCACTGTTGTTACCTCTCTCGAGCACTTCCTGTCAAAG CATCTTCTGGTGGTTGTCCCTATTGTTGGCATACTCTCAGATATAGAAGGATTTAAACCTGTTCCCAACATCCATGAGGTTGATGACATTTTCGATGTACCCCTGGAGATGTTCCTCAAG GATGAGAACAGGAGATCCGAGGAGAGAGAACGGATGGGGCAAGTCTTCACAATTCAATACTTCGATTACGAGAAAGAAAACCGGAAGTACGTAATCTGGGGATTGACTGCCCGCATCCTGATCCATGCTGCTTCCATTGTGTACCAGCGGCCACCGGACTTTGTAGAACGAAGATTACAGTTCAACCTTCCAAAGTACTAA